One Acidobacteriota bacterium genomic window, GTTGAAGGTCAGGATGTTCTTTTCGAACATGCCCTGAAAAAGGCCGATGTTGGCGCTGCCGTTGCTCAGGATCAGCCAGTTCTGGTCCTGCTCGCCGGCGATCACGGCGAAGCCCAGCTTCTCGTAAAAGGCGCGCGAAACGGCGATGTCCTGCACGGTGAGGGATACGGAAAAGGTGCCGAGCTCCATGGTTCGATTCTCCTGAAAGTCGTCGGGCTCGCGGCGGCCGAGATGGCGTCGGGGTTCCTTCGCTGCTGGCGGTCCGCGAGGCGTCAGGTGTAGGTGTGTAGACTATCGCCGAGATGCATGCGAAATCCGGGCATTGGCGCTCCGGCGCCCTCCTGGCAGGGTTGTTGATCGCTGCCCTTGCCCTGACCACGGGCCTGGGCGCGGACCGCCCGGCGCAGCCGCAGGTCCCGGCCGCGGGTCTGCACGTCGCGCCGCCGGATCCTCTGCCGCAGGAGGTACTGCCCTCCGAGTACGCCGACGAATCCACCTGCACTCTGTGCCACGGTGAGATCGCGAAGAGCTATCAGCAGGTGGGGATGGCGCAGTCCTTCTATGCCCCTTCCCGCGACAAGAGTATCGAGGATTTCGACGCCGGTCCGTGGCGTCACCAAGCCTCCGGGCGAACCTACGAGATGGTCTGGCAAGAGGAGGCGCTGGTTTTCCGGCGCTGGCTCGAAGGGCCGGAGGGAGAACGGCTCCACCTCTGGGAGCAAACCGTCGACTGGGTGATGGGCTCGGGCAACCATTCGCGGAGCTACCTGGTGCACAACGCCGGCGGTGAGCTCTACCAGCTTCCCATCGCCTGGTACACGCAGGAGGGGCGCTGGGGAATGTCGCCGGGCTACG contains:
- a CDS encoding VOC family protein, whose amino-acid sequence is MELGTFSVSLTVQDIAVSRAFYEKLGFAVIAGEQDQNWLILSNGSANIGLFQGMFEKNILTFNPTDARGIQKALKADGVSLIQEADEASEGPTHLTLEDPDGNPILIDQHH